In Symphalangus syndactylus isolate Jambi chromosome 6, NHGRI_mSymSyn1-v2.1_pri, whole genome shotgun sequence, a genomic segment contains:
- the LOC129484086 gene encoding LOW QUALITY PROTEIN: putative uncharacterized protein FLJ41423 (The sequence of the model RefSeq protein was modified relative to this genomic sequence to represent the inferred CDS: substituted 1 base at 1 genomic stop codon), producing the protein MEALSSRCPRSAAGPAYLQEAARSAHWASPPLVPLRTFQSSLFSSGSFHSGEEEEEEMSLLXTALMGQGPVPLFLGSLFCAVCRQGPSVWSCGEPVPRRIWVTASVTPSPRQALHTCSDSLDILKALHLLPAAFSPFIWVQVFAEPSNKESSGENDGGEERESANIY; encoded by the coding sequence ATGGAAGCTCTTTCTTCTCGGTGCCCTCGCAGTGCAGCAGGCCCCGCTTATTTGCAAGAAGCAGCCAGGTCAGCCCACTGGGCCTCTCCACCTCTTGTGCCCCTTCGCACATTTCAgagctctctcttttcctctgggtCCTTCCAttcaggagaggaggaggaggaggagatgagcCTGTTGTGAACGGCGTTGATGGGGCAGGGGCCGGTTCCCCTGTTTCTGGGGAGCCTTTTCTGTGCTGTTTGCAGGCAGGGGCCCTCAGTGTGGAGCTGCGGTGAGCCTGTGCCCCGTCGTATTTGGGTCACAGCCTCCGTGACCCCCAGCCCCCGCCAGGCACTCCACACCTGCAGTGATTCGcttgatattttaaaagcacTCCATCTTCTGCCTGCTGCCTTCTCTCCATTCATCTGGGTTCAGGTTTTCGCCGAGCCATCTAATAAAGAATCCAGTGGGGAGAATGATGGGGGCGAGGAGAGGGAAagtgctaacatttattaa